The genomic segment TCTTGCTGATGCAGCTTGGTCTATTGCGCAATTGATTTTCAGAAAGCTTAATGTTGCGGGGGATGCTGTTTCACTTTATAACTCCCTGCTATGGAAGTTCCGCGCTATTTACAATTCATTTGGGGGCAATTTCTCTTGGGCAGATCTGGGCGGCGTCATTCTTGATCTAGGAGAGTTCATTTTGAGCTTAACGCCTGCAGGCAAAATAGCAGACATTATCTCGGTTCTGTGGGGAAGCGCTAACATTCTTTAGTCTTCTGCTAGAAGAATGTTCGTTTAAATAAATTTTGTCCTATTAGTAGATTAATCAGGATAATATGGGGCAACAAGTCGGTCGTTTACGGTATTTTCCGTGGACGGCCGTTTCTTTTGTTTATTTTCCTTCTGCTGTGGTACAAATCGGCCCGGCTTGTTATGATGAAGAGAATACCTGCAAAACATTTTGAATTAAATATGCATTTACAGGAATATTCCTTTTGAAGTATACTTTAATAGATAACAAGTCTGGAGTAGATTTATGATGATGAAAGCGATGACCTTCAGCGCTTTAGCCGAGCCGAACCGACTGAGTATCGTGGAGCTTCTGCGTGATGGGCCGCTGCCCGTAGGAGCTATTGCCGAGCAGTTGGAGCTCAACCAGCCCCAGACGTCGAAGCATCTCCGCGTGCTCAGCGACGCGGGCCTGGTTGAGGTGCAGCCGGCTGCCAATAAGCGAATTTACAAGCTGCGCCCGCAATCTTTACAGCAATTGAACGAATGGTCGGAGACGTTCCGCAGCATGTGGGAGCAGCGCTTCGACAATTTGGAGGCTTATTTGAAGGAGCTTCAGAAGCAAGAGGCAGCACAAGCCCAGCAATCGATTACAAAGTTGAAGACGGAGGATGAACATGGCTGATCAATTGGAAATTACAAGAGAACTGGATGCGCCGCGCGAGCTCGTATTTAAAGTATGGTCTGAGGTCGAGCATTTGAAAAAATGGTGGGGACCGACTGGGCTGGAAATTAGCTATGCCAAGCTGGATTTTAGACCAGGCGGCATGTTCCATTACAAGATGACGGCGCCGGATGGTGCTGAAATGTGGGGCAGATTCGTTTTTGGAGAAATCGTAGAGCCGGAAAAAATCGTTTTCATTAACTCTTTTTCGGACAAGGATGGCAATGCTGTACGTGCCCCTTTCAGCGAAACATTCCCGATTGAAATTTCCAATACGTTAACGTTTACCGAGCAGGATGGCAAAACCATTCTTACCTTGCTTGGAGGGCCAGTTAATGCGACGGAGGCAGAACGCCAATTTTTCATGGGCATGTTCGATTCGATGAGACAAGGCTTTGGCGGCACGTTCGACCAGCTTGAAGCTTATTTGAAAGAAGTTCAGGCGGTCTAAGCCTTTTTAATCGAGTAATTATGCAGGCTTTTAGCAATACCGAAGGCTGTTTCTTT from the Paenibacillus sp. BIHB 4019 genome contains:
- a CDS encoding metalloregulator ArsR/SmtB family transcription factor produces the protein MKAMTFSALAEPNRLSIVELLRDGPLPVGAIAEQLELNQPQTSKHLRVLSDAGLVEVQPAANKRIYKLRPQSLQQLNEWSETFRSMWEQRFDNLEAYLKELQKQEAAQAQQSITKLKTEDEHG
- a CDS encoding SRPBCC domain-containing protein; its protein translation is MADQLEITRELDAPRELVFKVWSEVEHLKKWWGPTGLEISYAKLDFRPGGMFHYKMTAPDGAEMWGRFVFGEIVEPEKIVFINSFSDKDGNAVRAPFSETFPIEISNTLTFTEQDGKTILTLLGGPVNATEAERQFFMGMFDSMRQGFGGTFDQLEAYLKEVQAV